The Mesorhizobium huakuii genome has a segment encoding these proteins:
- a CDS encoding IS110 family transposase, which yields MTQINTIGLDLAKQVFQVHGADAEGAPLFNRRLRRAEVLRFFEKQPTCLVGLEACGGAHYWAREIAALGHDVRLIPPAYVKPFVKRGKTDAADAEAISEAVTRKTMRFVPIKSAEQQAAAMVLRTRALLLRQRTQVINALRAHMSELGIIAAAGPAKVAALAAIVRDPTDARLPAAARFALTALVDQLDTLSEQVERLEREIVTEAKHDEDMRRLTTIPGVGAITAATVKALVPDPDGFRSGRHLAAWLGLTPRSHSSGGKELLGGISKMGNTELRSLLVNGATSVLRHARNNDRALPWLTALLARRPFKVVAIALANKIARIIWALLTKGGTYRKPGVMAVRAANA from the coding sequence GTGACGCAGATTAACACCATCGGGCTAGATTTGGCCAAGCAGGTTTTCCAAGTTCACGGCGCAGACGCCGAAGGCGCGCCGCTGTTCAACAGGCGGTTGCGCCGGGCCGAAGTGCTGCGCTTCTTCGAGAAGCAGCCAACCTGTCTCGTCGGCCTCGAGGCCTGCGGCGGGGCACATTACTGGGCGCGTGAGATCGCAGCACTCGGCCATGACGTCCGGTTGATCCCGCCGGCCTACGTCAAGCCCTTTGTCAAGCGCGGCAAGACCGATGCTGCCGACGCCGAGGCGATCAGCGAGGCGGTAACCCGCAAGACCATGCGCTTTGTGCCGATCAAGTCGGCCGAGCAACAGGCGGCGGCGATGGTGCTGAGGACGCGAGCTCTGCTGCTGCGCCAAAGAACACAAGTGATCAACGCCTTGCGCGCTCATATGTCCGAATTGGGCATCATCGCGGCTGCCGGCCCGGCGAAGGTGGCGGCATTAGCCGCGATCGTGCGTGACCCGACAGATGCTCGCCTGCCTGCGGCGGCGCGCTTCGCCCTGACGGCCCTTGTCGACCAGTTAGACACTCTGAGCGAACAGGTCGAACGACTTGAGCGCGAGATCGTCACCGAGGCAAAGCATGACGAAGACATGCGCCGTCTGACCACGATCCCGGGCGTCGGCGCGATCACAGCGGCGACCGTCAAGGCGCTGGTTCCCGATCCGGACGGGTTTAGGTCGGGCCGTCACCTTGCCGCTTGGCTTGGGCTTACGCCGAGGTCGCATTCGAGCGGCGGCAAGGAGCTGTTGGGCGGCATCTCGAAGATGGGCAACACGGAGCTTCGATCTCTCCTTGTAAATGGCGCTACCTCGGTCCTGCGCCATGCCAGAAACAACGACAGGGCACTGCCCTGGTTGACCGCGTTGCTAGCGCGTCGGCCCTTCAAGGTCGTCGCCATCGCGCTTGCCAACAAGATCGCGAGGATCATCTGGGCCCTGCTAACGAAGGGCGGGACCTATCGGAAACCTGGTGTGATGGCGGTTCGTGCGGCAAACGCCTGA
- the tnpC gene encoding IS66 family transposase, translated as MNRPGEPTVEELMARIAALQAQNRQLAERVAKLEEELALARLHRFAPKSEKHVDRLFNEAEQIADEDDAGSEDGNVVDLPDTGFPSTEKPEGKKRGRKPLPEHLPRERVEYDLADGQKACPCCRHQMHRMGEAVTEQLHIEVKAKVLQNVRFKYACRHCDRTGINTPVVIAPMPAQPLPGSIATASTLAFALVHKYVDGTPLYRLAQAFERAGVPVSRGALGHWVIGSSERHLSRIYDALKLRLRSQPLIHGDETTVQVLKEKDREATSTSFMWAYRSGEDSDEPIVLLDYQPGRGQIYPQAFLGDYRGILMSDGYTAWRTLAGATHLGCMAHSRRRFVDALKTRKKGGGPPEQALKFFEKLYRIESQTRNEKPDKGETRHQCIRRFRQQHSVPIMNALKAWLDDIAPKVLPDSKIGDAVSYTLNQWEYLTRYTEDGRMPIDNNLLERDIRIFATGRKSWLFSDTVDGARASAVVYSLMLTCRACGIEPLAYLRHVLTELPQRADNADITDLLPFNFAKTAAT; from the coding sequence ATGAATCGACCTGGCGAACCGACTGTTGAGGAGTTGATGGCGCGCATTGCTGCGCTGCAGGCGCAGAACCGCCAGCTCGCAGAACGCGTGGCCAAGCTCGAGGAAGAGTTGGCGCTAGCGCGGCTGCATCGTTTTGCGCCGAAGAGCGAAAAGCACGTTGATCGCCTCTTCAATGAAGCCGAACAGATTGCCGATGAAGACGACGCCGGCAGCGAAGATGGCAATGTCGTCGACCTGCCGGACACCGGCTTTCCGTCCACCGAAAAGCCGGAGGGAAAGAAGCGTGGCCGCAAGCCTCTGCCGGAACACCTGCCGCGCGAGCGCGTCGAGTATGACCTTGCCGACGGTCAGAAGGCCTGTCCTTGCTGCCGCCACCAGATGCATCGCATGGGTGAGGCCGTCACCGAGCAGCTCCATATCGAGGTGAAGGCGAAGGTCCTGCAGAATGTGCGGTTCAAGTATGCATGCCGCCATTGCGACCGGACCGGCATCAATACGCCTGTTGTCATTGCCCCGATGCCCGCGCAGCCCTTGCCGGGCAGCATCGCCACGGCCTCGACGCTGGCCTTTGCGCTCGTCCACAAATATGTCGATGGCACGCCGCTCTACCGTCTGGCCCAGGCCTTCGAGCGTGCCGGCGTTCCCGTCAGCCGCGGCGCTCTGGGCCATTGGGTGATCGGATCGAGCGAGAGGCATCTCTCCCGCATCTATGATGCCCTGAAGCTACGGCTTCGGTCACAACCGCTCATCCATGGTGACGAGACGACGGTCCAGGTCCTGAAGGAAAAGGACAGGGAAGCCACCAGCACATCCTTCATGTGGGCGTATCGGAGTGGAGAGGACAGCGACGAACCGATCGTGCTGCTCGACTATCAGCCCGGCCGCGGCCAGATCTATCCGCAGGCCTTCCTCGGTGATTACCGCGGCATCCTGATGAGCGATGGCTATACCGCCTGGCGCACGCTGGCAGGAGCGACCCATCTGGGGTGCATGGCCCATTCCAGACGTCGCTTCGTCGATGCACTGAAGACCAGAAAGAAAGGCGGCGGCCCGCCGGAGCAGGCGCTGAAGTTCTTCGAAAAGCTCTACCGGATTGAAAGCCAGACGCGCAACGAAAAGCCGGACAAGGGCGAAACGCGACATCAATGCATCCGCCGTTTCCGCCAGCAACACAGCGTCCCCATCATGAACGCTCTCAAGGCATGGCTCGACGACATAGCCCCGAAGGTCCTGCCCGACAGCAAGATCGGCGACGCCGTGTCCTACACCCTGAACCAGTGGGAGTACCTGACGCGCTACACCGAAGACGGCAGGATGCCGATCGACAACAACCTGCTTGAGCGCGACATCAGGATTTTTGCCACTGGAAGAAAGAGTTGGCTGTTCAGCGACACTGTGGACGGAGCCAGGGCCAGTGCCGTCGTCTACAGCCTCATGCTGACATGCCGAGCATGCGGCATCGAGCCCTTGGCCTATTTGCGCCACGTCCTCACGGAATTGCCGCAGCGCGCGGACAATGCCGACATCACCGATCTCTTGCCATTCAACTTCGCCAAAACCGCCGCTACTTGA
- the tnpB gene encoding IS66 family insertion sequence element accessory protein TnpB (TnpB, as the term is used for proteins encoded by IS66 family insertion elements, is considered an accessory protein, since TnpC, encoded by a neighboring gene, is a DDE family transposase.), translating into MFRLGADLTVYLHREPIDFRAGINSLAVLVQEVMELDPFAPAVFAFCNRRRDRMKLLFFDRSGFVLVLKRLTEDKFRWPRRETAVVTLTTEQLHWILDGIDIDAMVRHPVRQYQVAG; encoded by the coding sequence ATGTTCAGACTGGGCGCTGACCTGACAGTCTACCTGCATCGCGAACCGATCGACTTCCGCGCCGGCATCAACAGCCTTGCGGTCCTGGTTCAGGAGGTGATGGAGCTCGACCCGTTTGCGCCTGCGGTCTTTGCCTTTTGCAATCGCCGTCGCGACCGGATGAAACTCTTGTTCTTTGACCGGTCCGGCTTCGTGCTGGTTCTAAAGCGGCTGACCGAGGACAAGTTCCGGTGGCCGCGCCGGGAGACGGCGGTGGTTACGCTGACGACCGAGCAGCTCCATTGGATTCTCGACGGCATCGACATCGACGCAATGGTGCGCCATCCGGTGCGGCAATATCAGGTTGCGGGCTGA